From the genome of candidate division KSB1 bacterium:
CGGCAATGTGGTGGCGCTGGGCGAGCGGGAATGTTCGATTCAGCGCAAGCATCAAAAACTCATCGAGGAAGCGCCTTCGCCGGCACTGACGGAAGAGTTGCGCCAGCAAATGTGTGAAGCCGCGGTGCGCGGAGCCAAAAGTGTCAACTATGAAAATGCCGGCACCATCGAGTTTCTCTTCGACAACGGCAAGTTTTACTTCATGGAAATGAACACCCGCATCCAGGTCGAGCATCCGGTGACGGAATCGGTATTCGGTCTGGACCTGGTGAAGGAACAGATTCGCGTGGCGCGCGGTGAAAAAATCGACAATCTCAACCCCAATTTCAAAATGCGCGGCCATGCGATCGAATGCCGGATCAACGCCGAAGATCCCGACAAGGACTTTCGTCCCTCCCCGGGCCGCATCGTCACCTGGCATGTGCCCGGCGGCATCGGCATCCGCGTCGATACCCACGCCTATGCCGGCTATCTCATCCCGCCTTTTTACGATTCCCTGATTGCCAAGCTCATTGCCCACGGCAAATCGCGGGCGGAGGCCATTGAACGCATGGAGCGCGCGCTCGAGGAATTCATCGTCGAAGGCATCGCCACCACCATTCCCTTTCATCAACGGGTCATGGCAGACCCCGTGTTTCGGTCCGGCAATCTCGATGTCAAATTTGTGGAAAATTTCTTCCGTCGCGCCGCGACGGCGAAGCCGCAATAATTTCACCTGGTGAGGAGAAGGTCATGCACGTCCCGGCAAACCTGCTTTATACCAAAGAGCATGAATGGGTCAGGATCGAAGGTGACGTCGCCACCGTTGGCATTACCGATTATGCGCAGGGCCAGTTGGGTGACATCGTCTATGCAGAATTGCCCGCCGTGGGCGCCACCACCACGCAAATGCAGCCCTTCGGCACCGTCGAAGCCGTAAAGGCCGTCTCGGATTTGTTTGCCCCGTTGAGTGGCACCGTGCTTGAGGTCAACACCGCCCTGGCGGAAAAACCGGAACTGATCAACCAGGACTGCTACGGCGCGGGCTGGATGATCAAATTGAAAATCACTAATCCCGGCGAACGCCAGGCTCTGCTCGCCCCTTCCGATTACGAAAAGTTGATTGCCTGAAGCCGGAGCCGCGGCAAGCAACGCGGTCTCTGCATTACGCGCCGGCTCGAGTTGATGAGTGGCTGTGCCGGGCACAGCCCGGGAGGGGAACGAGAAGCACCCGTTTGCCGCTGTCCGCCCGGGCTTGTTGCCAATCTCTGCAACCACATCGCACTGCCGGTATTGTCTTGTGCTTGGCTAAAAGCCGCATGGCGGGATGCTTCGAATGGGCCCGGGCATGCTCAGGGTCGTGGCGAGGGCGGAAAACAGGTCCTGGATGCCGGCAAAAAAGCGCTTGACAATCACTGCCCGAATTTCTACTTTTGCACCGTTTGAAAAATAGAAACAATTCATTGCCTGTTCAATTTCGTGGAGCCAGCCTATTCGACGTTCGCTACGGGATTCGATAAAAAAATGACAGTGGTCTTGTTTGCTTTGCTTGTGGCAAACACGCGCGAATCCCGACGAAGCGAGTGTTCGGTAGTCGCTGCTTGGAACCGAAACGCTGGGTGAGTGACTTTTAGCCGAAGTGCAACACGGGCGGCGAAAAAGTCAGGACAAACACCCTGAGGGCTGCGTCGTGAGGCCCGCGTTGTCGGTTTTTTTGTTTTATAGAACATGCCAACTCGTTTTATCTTTTCCAGTCAGGAGATTTTGCTCATGAAAAAAATCCTCGTGCTTTTCTGCCTGTGCACTTTGCTGTTTCCCGTTTCGCCGGTCTGGGCGCAAGGGCCGGGCAGCAGTGGTGTCCTTTTTCTGTTGATTGCGCCGGGCGCGCGCGCTGCCGGCATGGGTGAATCCTTTGTCGCCATCGCCGATGATGCCACTGCGACCTACTGGAATCCGGCTGGTCTGGCATTTCAGGAAAGAACGCAAATCGCGCTGATGCATTCCAACTGGCTGCCGGAGTTGGCCAGCGATTTGTACTACGATTACGCCACCATCGTGCGGCCGATGGGAAACATCGGCACCGCCGGCCTGTCGCTCACCTTCATCAATCTCGGCACGCAAATCATCACCGGGGAAACCAGCCCCGATCCGCTGGGAGAGTTCAGCAGTTATGAACTGGCACTGGCCGGTTCCTGGGGCACGAAGCTTTCAGCCAACAGCGCTGCCGGCGTGACGCTGAAATTCATCTACAGCAACCTGGCACCGCGCGGCGCCGGCGCCGAGCAGGGCGATGGTCGCGCCACCGCCTTTGCGGTGGATTTGGGTTATTTGCATCGCAACCTTCTCATCGACCGCTTCAACTTCGGTGTGAATCTGACCAATGTCGGGCCGAAGATCAGTTACATCGATGCCGCGCAGGCTGATCCGCTGCCCACCAATTTGCGCCTGGGTTTCAGCTATCATCTGATCAAGCAGGAATTCAACAGCCTGATGATCGCAACTGAATTCGACCGCCTGCTGGTGGCGCCCAGGCCGGAAGGCGGCGCGGATCCGGTGTTCAAGGCGCTGGTGACGGCGTGGACCGATGAGCCACTCAAGGACGAGTTGAAGCACATCATCTACAATATCGGCGCAGAATACTGGTACAACAATTTCGTCGCCCTGCGCACCGGCTATCATTATGACAGGGTTGGTCGTGTCAAATACGTCTCCTTTGGCGCCGGCCTGAAATACTCCAGCCTCGGCCTCGATTTCGGATACGTCTCCGCCGGTGAAGGCCATCCCCTGAGCAATACCATGCGTATTTCGCTCGGTATTGGCTTGTAGCAGGTTGCACGGTTTAGGCAATGGCATGCCAGCCCGGTGGAGCGTTGCAAGGCAGATAATGCACCACGCCCGGCGCGCCGGCATGCCATTGCGCATCAATTCCCGCGCCGCGGCGGTTTTTCTCTCCTGTCAAATTTGACCACCCGTTTGAAATCTTATGCGCCACCGCCTGCTTGGTTATGCCCTGACATTGTTGTCCCTGCTGCCACTGCTCACGTCGGTT
Proteins encoded in this window:
- the gcvH gene encoding glycine cleavage system protein GcvH — encoded protein: MHVPANLLYTKEHEWVRIEGDVATVGITDYAQGQLGDIVYAELPAVGATTTQMQPFGTVEAVKAVSDLFAPLSGTVLEVNTALAEKPELINQDCYGAGWMIKLKITNPGERQALLAPSDYEKLIA
- the accC gene encoding acetyl-CoA carboxylase biotin carboxylase subunit — its product is MKKVLIANRGEIALRIIRACKELGIKTVAVYSDADADSLHVRFADEAVCIGAGPSRESYLNIPRLISAAEVTNADAIHPGYGFLAENAHFAEICASCNIRFIGPTAAMISAMGDKALAKETMRRAGVPTIPGSEGTLPNADAALAFAEEFGFPVIIKAAAGGGGRGMRVVREKSELVRSFEQAQAEAGAAFGNPAVYIEKYFEQPRHIEIQLIGDSHGNVVALGERECSIQRKHQKLIEEAPSPALTEELRQQMCEAAVRGAKSVNYENAGTIEFLFDNGKFYFMEMNTRIQVEHPVTESVFGLDLVKEQIRVARGEKIDNLNPNFKMRGHAIECRINAEDPDKDFRPSPGRIVTWHVPGGIGIRVDTHAYAGYLIPPFYDSLIAKLIAHGKSRAEAIERMERALEEFIVEGIATTIPFHQRVMADPVFRSGNLDVKFVENFFRRAATAKPQ
- a CDS encoding PorV/PorQ family protein — its product is MKKILVLFCLCTLLFPVSPVWAQGPGSSGVLFLLIAPGARAAGMGESFVAIADDATATYWNPAGLAFQERTQIALMHSNWLPELASDLYYDYATIVRPMGNIGTAGLSLTFINLGTQIITGETSPDPLGEFSSYELALAGSWGTKLSANSAAGVTLKFIYSNLAPRGAGAEQGDGRATAFAVDLGYLHRNLLIDRFNFGVNLTNVGPKISYIDAAQADPLPTNLRLGFSYHLIKQEFNSLMIATEFDRLLVAPRPEGGADPVFKALVTAWTDEPLKDELKHIIYNIGAEYWYNNFVALRTGYHYDRVGRVKYVSFGAGLKYSSLGLDFGYVSAGEGHPLSNTMRISLGIGL